The DNA window TTGCTTTTGGTGCCATTTCGATTATATTCTTAGAACTAGCTTAATAGTTGTTGTGCTTTTCTCGACATTTGATAACGCGGTAGATCCGGTTCAGAAATTTTGCACTTTATAATAAATTAAGGAATACAAAATTTCTTTCACCCAAATTTTTACCTTCTTTTTCTTTTCATATTATGCTAAGGGAAGAAGGTAAAAACAAACTAAAAAAATCTCAGGGAAGCTGAGCTGGTTTGCAATATTCCAGTATTCTTTTTTTATCTCGTCTATTTGCTATACTTATACATAAGTATAGTATTTAGGCAATAAGTCAAAGATATGGAAAATAAGAAAATCTGCATTGTCCTTCCGGCCTATAATGCCGGAAAAACACTGGAAAAAACTATTAATAATCTGCCAAGAGATTTGGAAGCGGAAATAATTCTTGTTGACGATAATAGCGCCGATGATACCTTGAAAATCGCAGAAGATCTGAAGATAACCATATTAAAGCACGATAAAAATCTTGGCTATGGCGCTAACCAAAAAACATGCTACAGGGAAGCCCTGAAAAGAGGAGCTGATATTGTAATCATGCTCCATCCAGACTGCCAATATGATCCCCGAATGATAAAGGGTCTTTTGATGCCTTTGGAATTAGATGTTTGCGATATTGTGCTGGGAAACAGGATAAGGACCAGGCGGGAAACTTTGAAGAATGGAATGCCGCTAATAAAATACATTTTCAATAGATTAATGACGATTTTGCAAAATGTGGTTCTGGGGCAAAATTTGGGAGAATTTTTAACCGGCTATCGAGCATACACCAAAAAAGTTTTGAAAACGGTAAATTTTGAAATATTTTCAAATGATTTCGTCTTCGACTCTGAATTTCTAATGGCAGCCGCTTATCACGGATTTCGGATCGGGGATGTTCCTGTTCCAACAATCTATAATCAGGATTCTTCCCAAATCAAATATGCAAAAGGGGCAAAATATATGGCAGAAACAATTTTAACTTTGACAAAATATTTTTTCCAAAAAATTAAGCTTTTTAAGTTTAGTATTTTTAAAAATCGTTTAAATTGAATTTATGTTCTGTAAACATGAAAAAAGAAAAAATATTTTGAAAAAAGACAATTTCTCCCTCTCGGAGTGCCTTTTATGTGGGCTGATTTTTTTGGAAAAAGAAAACGAAAATATCGATTTGAATATTTACAAAAATTATTATAAAAAAGAAACAGGGAAAAGATTTGGTGCGGTTGCCGAGCTTGCAGTCAAAGCTTTTCGATTTTTGCGGGCCTTAAAAGTATTTATTTTAAAGCCAAAAGGAAAAAAAATTATCGACATTGGAAGCGGAAGAGGATGGATGCTTTATTTTCTGAAAAAATATTTTGGATATAAAACTGCTATTGGCACTCAAATTTCCGAAAATGCTTATGAATTTTCCAAAGAAAAGCTAGGATTGGAAATATATAATAAGGATTTGCTTGATTTAGAATTCAATGTAAAATTTGATGCTATAACCTTGTGGCACATTTTGGAACATGTTCCAGAACCGGAATCTTATGTGGAGAAGCTAACCGGGATGA is part of the Parcubacteria group bacterium genome and encodes:
- a CDS encoding class I SAM-dependent methyltransferase; this translates as MFCKHEKRKNILKKDNFSLSECLLCGLIFLEKENENIDLNIYKNYYKKETGKRFGAVAELAVKAFRFLRALKVFILKPKGKKIIDIGSGRGWMLYFLKKYFGYKTAIGTQISENAYEFSKEKLGLEIYNKDLLDLEFNVKFDAITLWHILEHVPEPESYVEKLTGMIDDDGLLMIETPNFNSWSRILAKNRWLAMDPKHHTTFFTPDSLKSLLEKYNFKIKKIGTFSLEYSAFTSAQSIINLITGTDNYFFEWLQKKDFNLKIILHALLFTILFPVCFLANLVLYFSKNGEVINVIAEKNEQQ
- a CDS encoding glycosyltransferase family 2 protein; the encoded protein is MENKKICIVLPAYNAGKTLEKTINNLPRDLEAEIILVDDNSADDTLKIAEDLKITILKHDKNLGYGANQKTCYREALKRGADIVIMLHPDCQYDPRMIKGLLMPLELDVCDIVLGNRIRTRRETLKNGMPLIKYIFNRLMTILQNVVLGQNLGEFLTGYRAYTKKVLKTVNFEIFSNDFVFDSEFLMAAAYHGFRIGDVPVPTIYNQDSSQIKYAKGAKYMAETILTLTKYFFQKIKLFKFSIFKNRLN